The bacterium genome contains a region encoding:
- a CDS encoding BlaI/MecI/CopY family transcriptional regulator codes for MTELEIGSGQMKVLRALWKEKRATAQKLTEILNETEPIKFSTVSTFLRILVKKGVVAFDVDKRTYIFYPLVKEKDIANHAVMNLIDHVFAGSKEGFVSFIINNNYIEPDELKKIKAMIDNKE; via the coding sequence ATGACAGAACTTGAAATCGGCAGCGGGCAGATGAAAGTCCTGAGGGCGCTCTGGAAAGAAAAAAGGGCGACAGCCCAAAAATTGACGGAAATTCTGAATGAAACTGAGCCGATAAAATTCAGCACAGTTTCAACATTTCTCCGCATTCTGGTTAAAAAGGGTGTCGTCGCCTTTGATGTTGACAAGCGCACCTATATTTTCTACCCGCTTGTGAAGGAAAAGGATATTGCGAACCATGCAGTGATGAATTTAATAGATCATGTATTCGCAGGATCAAAAGAAGGTTTTGTGTCATTTATCATAAATAACAACTACATAGAGCCTGATGAATTGAAGAAAATAAAAGCGATGATCGATAATAAGGAGTAA
- a CDS encoding T9SS type A sorting domain-containing protein, producing MLGIAVKWLLHFSDAAFITGINLLIHTTILIGICLACRSVVMRRGGKAATQSVLLRTFLVAALLSPLTLSLFKFTGMNALYLSATLLYPPEYTYDLSRESTHSQTSSQMITIQKSGETVSHENTQQNEHASDNIPKVNSPVKNNESIKVSLPSGVQVQKRPELAVPGSVEKSMKDHAGRLKATISTEKVVHGLAVVFTIVWCVFSMFLFVRFIAINLYIRRIRQLASEAKPAYREICRKAAGEFGIKPPAIFQSHYVYSTMITGFFKPSIILPSGANEVPMASREVFLHELAHFARRDYLWNQLGQISKILFPFQPLLWILARLIEETSDYVCDDYVVKFSTVNRSYATQLYNLALNSQPACPKIQTGAGIVSTGSPFRRRIERILDNSYARHVKINANEAMSITLLFICSITFTGFIRVDRPGAVQQSKYVTKLVKDTIETKADDSFTVKRYPDNHFSSGYSDSRMTEYDSEKEHEHIKAKKNADRDGVQVSEKVTGYNPDQGMIVSRTTYGQNPGNIPGIMQVNNIPNEKTAKPAESTEHNTEARPEIENSDDNSTAIQAPEPETANNHEADTVNVHLAGGYDSGMAVSFSSADGKEYSEDIALKAVKVTITYDYENADSNNPADKKMSAMYRSLDKNKMYPVWSPDGKKLAFSDENYGIWMVPSEGGEPTLVYDNYYKIDYKGYKLQLGGLETLGFSPDGNEIAFLRPTIDQELGTEVVIDNLGSQIQITVNNPIPVIEIVNIETGESHIIARNATSGRWSYDGRYFFYSRRNAELFKELVITDTRTGVEWLIKDFLSSPIYFPMHDSYLMFSKSDLYRVREENGILEELSFDEKSDLSDISPDGKWILYTDTHNGRKQAVYNTKTGESSDVFPGMDIQPYWAKFSPDASKICFCLKTGSAPNYEWKMYICDTPFTGDTPSEAVSSIPAVFELKGNYPNPFNLSTTIGFSLPENGPASLVIYNIMGQKVRELISEQMEAGYHTVVWDSRDDSGKTAASGTYIARLSAGKHTATGRMMLVK from the coding sequence ATGCTGGGGATCGCGGTTAAATGGCTGCTGCATTTTTCAGATGCTGCGTTTATTACCGGCATCAATCTCCTGATTCACACAACAATACTCATCGGTATCTGCCTGGCCTGCAGGTCAGTGGTAATGAGAAGAGGAGGGAAAGCGGCTACTCAGTCTGTATTGCTCCGTACCTTCCTTGTCGCGGCACTCCTCAGTCCATTGACATTATCGCTTTTCAAGTTCACGGGAATGAATGCACTGTACCTGTCGGCCACTTTATTATATCCTCCCGAGTATACTTACGACCTGTCACGGGAAAGCACCCATTCCCAAACGTCGTCTCAAATGATAACGATTCAAAAATCCGGGGAAACGGTAAGCCATGAAAATACGCAGCAAAACGAACATGCTTCAGATAATATCCCTAAAGTGAACTCACCTGTAAAGAATAATGAGAGTATAAAAGTATCGTTACCTTCAGGTGTACAGGTACAAAAACGTCCTGAGCTTGCTGTACCCGGCAGTGTTGAAAAAAGCATGAAAGATCATGCAGGCAGATTGAAAGCAACCATTTCTACGGAAAAAGTTGTTCACGGATTGGCTGTAGTATTTACCATAGTCTGGTGTGTTTTTTCGATGTTTCTGTTTGTACGGTTTATTGCCATCAATCTTTATATACGACGCATAAGGCAACTGGCTTCGGAAGCAAAACCCGCGTACAGGGAAATATGCCGGAAAGCGGCAGGTGAGTTTGGTATAAAGCCGCCTGCAATTTTTCAAAGCCACTATGTATACAGCACGATGATAACCGGTTTTTTCAAACCCTCCATAATACTCCCCTCCGGTGCGAATGAAGTTCCTATGGCAAGCAGGGAAGTATTTCTTCATGAACTTGCACACTTTGCACGGCGTGATTATCTCTGGAATCAATTGGGGCAGATTAGTAAAATCTTGTTTCCATTTCAGCCGCTCTTATGGATTCTGGCCCGCCTGATAGAAGAAACAAGCGATTATGTCTGTGATGATTATGTTGTAAAATTCAGCACAGTCAACCGGTCTTACGCTACTCAACTATACAACCTTGCGCTCAATTCCCAACCGGCATGTCCGAAAATTCAGACCGGCGCCGGAATAGTGTCTACCGGATCGCCTTTTCGCAGGAGAATTGAACGTATTCTCGATAATTCATATGCACGTCATGTAAAAATTAATGCCAACGAAGCTATGTCGATCACGCTTCTTTTTATATGTTCAATTACATTTACGGGATTCATCAGGGTAGACCGCCCCGGGGCAGTTCAACAAAGCAAGTATGTAACAAAACTTGTCAAAGATACCATAGAAACTAAGGCTGATGACTCATTCACTGTGAAACGTTACCCTGACAATCATTTCTCATCCGGGTATAGTGATTCTCGCATGACGGAATATGATTCGGAAAAAGAACACGAACATATAAAGGCGAAGAAAAACGCTGACAGAGACGGCGTTCAGGTTTCCGAAAAAGTGACAGGATACAATCCGGACCAAGGAATGATCGTATCGCGCACAACATATGGGCAAAATCCTGGAAATATCCCCGGCATTATGCAGGTTAACAATATCCCGAATGAAAAAACGGCCAAACCGGCAGAAAGCACTGAACATAATACTGAAGCCCGCCCGGAAATTGAAAATTCAGATGATAATTCAACAGCGATACAGGCACCGGAGCCTGAAACCGCGAATAATCACGAAGCGGATACGGTCAACGTTCATCTGGCTGGAGGATACGATTCCGGTATGGCTGTGTCATTTTCCTCCGCGGACGGTAAAGAATATTCCGAAGACATTGCCCTTAAGGCTGTCAAAGTGACCATAACGTACGATTATGAAAACGCAGATTCCAATAATCCCGCTGATAAAAAAATGAGCGCAATGTATCGCTCGCTGGATAAGAATAAAATGTATCCTGTGTGGTCGCCGGACGGGAAAAAGCTTGCCTTCAGCGATGAGAATTATGGTATCTGGATGGTTCCGTCCGAAGGCGGAGAGCCGACGCTGGTATACGATAATTATTATAAAATCGACTACAAGGGATATAAACTCCAGCTTGGCGGACTGGAAACGCTCGGTTTTTCTCCCGACGGCAATGAGATAGCATTTTTAAGACCGACAATCGATCAGGAACTGGGAACGGAGGTTGTTATCGACAATCTTGGGTCCCAGATACAGATAACTGTCAACAACCCGATACCGGTCATCGAGATTGTGAATATCGAAACCGGAGAGAGTCATATCATCGCCCGCAATGCGACATCCGGGCGATGGAGCTACGATGGCAGGTACTTTTTCTATTCCCGCCGGAACGCCGAATTGTTCAAGGAGCTGGTCATTACCGATACCAGGACCGGAGTTGAATGGCTGATAAAGGATTTTCTTTCAAGTCCCATCTATTTCCCCATGCATGATTCCTACCTCATGTTCAGCAAAAGCGACCTGTACAGGGTCCGTGAGGAGAACGGCATACTCGAAGAGCTTTCATTCGATGAAAAATCCGATCTTTCCGATATCTCTCCCGATGGGAAATGGATACTGTATACCGACACACACAATGGAAGGAAGCAAGCCGTTTACAACACGAAGACCGGCGAATCCTCGGATGTTTTCCCCGGCATGGATATACAGCCCTACTGGGCCAAATTCTCGCCCGACGCATCGAAGATCTGTTTCTGTCTCAAAACCGGCAGCGCCCCCAATTACGAATGGAAGATGTATATCTGTGATACACCGTTTACCGGGGATACTCCGAGCGAAGCTGTATCTTCCATACCGGCCGTTTTCGAGCTGAAAGGCAATTACCCGAACCCGTTCAACCTTTCAACGACCATCGGATTTTCGCTCCCGGAAAACGGCCCTGCTTCTCTGGTCATTTATAATATCATGGGACAGAAAGTGAGAGAGCTTATTTCGGAACAGATGGAAGCCGGTTACCATACTGTAGTCTGGGACAGCCGTGACGACAGCGGAAAAACGGCAGCCTCGGGTACTTATATCGCGCGGCTCTCCGCCGGAAAACACACCGCGACCGGAAGGATGATGCTGGTAAAATAG
- a CDS encoding UbiA family prenyltransferase, with protein sequence MAKCMKKIKGLVRLVRFELPFSAGVCVIMGQLLALGHFAPVFETINGFLSIFCISASILVLNDYFDVETDKINAPDRPIPSNTVTLSEALLLSISLLIIGLILSYLINVIALSCTFFISIIGFLYNRKFKKSGLPGNFMVSFSVGMTFIYGGISVDLFFNKIVWFFGIIAALIDLGEEIAADSMDMRGDILIESNSLAIKYGKPTAIKISSYIFFFVILLTIIPFILNWFPTLYLVPIIIMDSAIAYSTFRLLLSKNEEGRKYIRWLYLGATSGLLIFILMRFIDI encoded by the coding sequence ATGGCAAAGTGTATGAAGAAAATAAAAGGGCTGGTCAGATTAGTACGATTTGAACTACCATTTTCAGCAGGTGTATGCGTTATCATGGGACAATTGTTAGCGCTTGGACATTTTGCACCCGTTTTTGAAACGATAAATGGTTTTTTGTCAATATTTTGTATTTCCGCTTCAATATTGGTATTAAATGATTATTTCGATGTTGAGACTGATAAAATAAATGCGCCCGATCGTCCTATACCCTCTAACACCGTCACTCTATCAGAAGCTTTATTACTATCAATAAGTCTTTTGATCATTGGGCTCATTCTTAGTTATCTGATTAATGTTATAGCATTATCATGTACATTTTTCATATCAATTATTGGTTTTCTCTATAACCGGAAATTTAAAAAGAGCGGATTACCCGGGAATTTTATGGTAAGTTTTTCTGTCGGGATGACATTTATTTATGGTGGTATATCAGTTGATTTATTCTTTAATAAAATAGTCTGGTTTTTTGGTATAATTGCCGCATTAATAGATTTAGGAGAAGAAATTGCTGCTGATTCCATGGATATGCGGGGGGATATTCTTATTGAATCAAATTCCCTGGCAATTAAATATGGTAAACCCACTGCGATCAAAATAAGCAGTTACATTTTCTTTTTCGTTATTCTGCTGACGATTATTCCTTTTATACTGAATTGGTTCCCAACCCTTTATTTGGTGCCAATCATAATAATGGATAGTGCGATTGCTTATTCGACGTTTAGATTATTGTTATCAAAAAATGAAGAAGGAAGAAAATATATCCGATGGCTTTATCTGGGAGCAACATCAGGACTATTGATTTTTATATTAATGAGGTTTATTGATATATGA
- a CDS encoding MBL fold metallo-hydrolase, with product MANQSVINVDLADVFKEPNRKGYLYTLAWGDYVEVIETTAEHVRINTVRYENKKDGSILPVKTEAYICPTKSSGCKPASVVIPKKNNKVLKVNFVDVQQGDGSVIESPDGKIILVDGGDNQLFARYLAARYRGTSKTKPKEIDCILVTHGDADHFVGLTKIHESESHSEPKKRLFIAPKRVYHNGLVKRPGKDNNKKAIPDKKLLGSTAFINGETIVTDLADSLLDVPDKEMNEPFLRWKEALRDWNDRKEIEFRRISFGEDDAFNFFNSGEMKISVLGPFLTRKGGITGLKFLGTPPERPRIGHESLDLDDEGFKGLSASHTINGHSIIFRLQYGGFSFLFTGDLNEEASRFLARKHKNGEINLSSEVFKVPHHGSADFSGAFIQMVSPIISVVSSGDESARKEH from the coding sequence ATGGCAAACCAGTCTGTCATTAACGTCGATCTCGCTGACGTGTTCAAGGAACCGAATCGCAAGGGTTATTTGTACACGCTGGCCTGGGGTGATTACGTCGAGGTCATTGAAACGACCGCCGAACATGTTCGTATCAATACTGTGAGGTACGAGAATAAAAAGGACGGGAGCATCCTGCCTGTAAAGACAGAGGCGTACATATGTCCGACGAAGTCATCAGGCTGCAAGCCCGCCTCCGTCGTCATTCCGAAAAAGAACAACAAGGTTCTCAAGGTCAATTTTGTCGATGTGCAGCAAGGGGATGGGTCAGTCATCGAGTCGCCGGATGGTAAGATCATCTTGGTAGACGGAGGCGACAATCAACTTTTCGCCCGATATCTGGCTGCCCGTTATCGAGGTACAAGTAAGACCAAGCCAAAAGAAATCGACTGTATTCTCGTAACCCACGGCGATGCCGATCACTTCGTGGGTTTGACCAAAATTCACGAGTCGGAGAGTCATTCCGAGCCGAAAAAACGGCTCTTCATCGCCCCGAAACGGGTCTACCATAACGGCCTCGTGAAGCGCCCGGGCAAGGACAATAACAAGAAGGCCATTCCTGACAAAAAGTTACTCGGTTCTACAGCATTCATTAATGGCGAGACAATTGTCACAGACCTGGCGGACAGTCTGCTCGATGTGCCGGACAAGGAAATGAACGAGCCGTTTCTCAGGTGGAAGGAAGCTCTCAGGGACTGGAACGATCGAAAAGAAATTGAATTCCGCAGGATTTCTTTCGGTGAAGACGATGCTTTCAATTTCTTCAACAGCGGTGAAATGAAAATATCGGTTTTAGGGCCGTTTCTGACCAGGAAGGGCGGCATCACGGGCCTTAAATTTCTCGGCACACCACCTGAAAGACCACGGATAGGTCACGAATCGCTTGATCTGGACGATGAAGGATTTAAAGGCTTGTCTGCATCTCATACCATCAACGGCCATTCAATTATTTTCCGTCTTCAGTATGGCGGCTTCAGCTTTCTGTTTACCGGGGACCTGAACGAGGAAGCCAGCCGTTTTCTGGCCCGTAAACACAAGAATGGCGAAATCAATCTCAGTTCCGAGGTATTCAAAGTACCGCACCATGGTTCGGCAGATTTTTCCGGGGCATTCATTCAGATGGTCTCACCTATTATCAGTGTCGTCTCCAGCGGCGATGAGTCAGCCAGGAAAGAGCATAT